In the Colletotrichum lupini chromosome 1, complete sequence genome, one interval contains:
- a CDS encoding NADH dehydrogenase produces the protein MATKLYRSRALAGLRNCRPSEIRSFSTSIPQLAGFPTGYPKDAENLRKSPREHIGTLKAPLINPADKYGSKADNLHKYGSWIMGCLPKYVQQISVWKDELTIYVSPSGIIPVFTFLKYNTSAEYTQISDITAVDYPTRDQRFEVIYNLLSVRHNSRIRVKTYADEASPVPSVTSLFDGANWYEREVYDLFGVFFADHPDLRRIMTDYGFEGHPLRKDFPLTGYTEVRYDEEKKRIVTEPLELTQAFRNFEGGSSAWEGVGPGTDRRPDTFKLPTPKPEEKKEEPKK, from the exons ATGGCAACGAAGCTCTATCGTAGTAGAGCTCTGGCGGGCTTGCGTAACTGCCGCCCCAGCGAGATCCGATCTTTCTCAACCTCAATCCCTCAATTGGCCGGCTTCCCGACCGGCTATCCCAAGGATGCCGAAAACCTGAGGAAGTCTCCTCGCGAGCACATTGGCACCCTCAAGGCTCCTCTCATCAACCCTGCCGACAAGTACGGCTCCAAGGCCGATAACCTCCACAAATACGGCTCTTGGATCATGGGCTGCTTGCCCAAGTACGTCCAGCAGATCTCCGTCTGGAAGGACGAGCTCACCATCTACGTCTCTCCCTCGGGAATCATTCCCGTCTTCACCTTCCTCAAGT ACAACACTTCGGCCGAGTACACCCAGATTAGCGACATCACTGCCGTCGACTACCCGACCAGAGACCAGCGATTCGAGGTCATCTACAACCTTCTCAGTGTCCGCCACAACTCGCGCATCCGTGTCAAGACCTACGCCGACGAGGCGTCCCCCGTTCCCAGTGTCACTTCCCTCTTCGATGGAGCCAACTGGTACGAGCGTGAGGTCTACGATCTTTTCGGCGTCTTCTTCGCCGACCACCCCGATCTGCGCAGAATCATGACCGACTACGGTTTCGAGGGTCACCCCCTGCGAAAGGACTTCCCTCTTACTGGCTACACTGAGGTCAGATAcgacgaggagaagaagcgcaTCGTTACCGAGCCCCTTGAGCTTACCCAGGCCTTCCGCAACTTTGAGGGCGGCTCAAGTGCCTGGGAGGGAGTTGGACCTGGCACGGACAGACGCCCCGACACCTTCAAGCTGCCTACGCCGAAGccagaggagaagaaggaggagccGAAGAAATAG
- a CDS encoding general negative regulator of transcription subunit 4 — protein sequence MAPQDTFIDEEDDTCPLCIEEFDLSDRNFRPCPCGYQVCQFCFNNIKNNMNGLCPACRRPYDEKTIQWKVVTTEEVAEFRANIQKNQKKRAVEQKQKEVQKREVEKENRKNLIGVRVVQKNLVYVTGLTPTVREDELLKTLRKPEFFGQYGNILKISISSRKSQDGQHQSLGIYVTFEKKEDAQRCIQAVNGSQNGDRVLRAQLGTTKYCSAWLRHEQCTNRQCMFLHELGDEEDSYTRQDLSSMNSISSQRPLPGGGSSSSGGGPSRTASRQQNTAPPAAPASQPMARSSSKDGSENGGDGPALPASANWARNPQRSRRGSHATSGAASSPAISTALPVTTEAVPEAIDETPSRKETPAPPTETKAPKPTAPADNRKSNSLPENLLRQLLKAMQGCPFSYNAPDTNQIETIYPPMFDTRGGEKRRAMREEEESRLGVDQEQQSEPQEASEGEPETGGSLALGGEPENRDVARDVVFEQRRPGTQPPIQRNNNDGPFGPALGSGFGQASVSASSVGGSRSMTPQQQLFVRSQSGFGDHLPPGIPTAQPSAVQQQGGGHNRQGSRFSFANDTAGTSASVKVAANPRIMAQQTAMMPSAFHSQPGSQYYAPSMPGPPPGLKSTGTPPNMFGQGQFGGAFGATSKDSAELLQTLIRGRGTNGQGHDAAPASGLLASLYGNQPGAFQDFGPKQKKKGKKHRHANTSSSGGGGLVDLADPSILQARMQHQSQSNAGVGQGLFGGQGQVRQAIIVFQSPQYDDLFSLDDEATLSVDKLVSDDPLPSYVGTLGGLSRPAAPTPPPGLGPPQRTASPAPRQAPIPVIPVTPLTPSAPKPAVPTMANIVRTGTPDQASRKKAGGTEAKKNIKALAVESGLSKDIASQASPSKGKSVLQLQEEDFPALGNAPRPATPAKSAAATPKIAPASIKKPHPAEAATPASGPSPVLAVEAPKTTKATEKPVPGILNIAAATSAAQPKQPETTTTEQSDVSAFPALPTPTTASVASPIARAAPKTLRVVPTPKAEVPPALPSGAAFSAAARAVSSASGRPGTPASEIISDSASIVSASVSASRTSSPPPTRVGTAPVRNTTKSQQRKQRKEAHKEQSASITVAPKVVETEEQAPILGRKKKQKKEKPVTSAPTPVKKPVERVATPPPPPKEPTPPPKPIVERTVVDLPPPKGKAAKQAAKMAKAAEEKGKSKEGTPSTPTPPPPVPTAVAVPEESQDIADNPNTFPEVVYHALHEAGEVPTAELLALLKPFLDAHSRFDRPSAATLSNNPPPTATTKNMVSEADHAILLTGQPVRKIMEGQRVLITPNGDCLRNLTEEEEGRYLALQKSVAVGSDQPDSFVAPRHQARPGGFSLIKGRAVPNGPPSYFPPSPNAQKMFSDDPVNKIQREEAISYINQFVLPRLNLGNTNLFPGSWKSAPGAKDALSARETAAASLNSLAPYIYGHDAAAGAGIYSAESGGSGKDIPEDETPFGGLDSPQHQQGSEGFVTDASPSTMAAAAAQVDAQQRTGAVHPKLPGTPLNAMSLMSVEDAESALGIARKETEKLEKGLNQAMKRNRRLLLGSR from the exons ATGGCACCCCAAGACACATTCATCGACGAGGAGGATGATACATG CCCGTTATGTATCGAGGAGTTCGACCTATCAGATCGGAATTTCCGACCATGCCCTTGCGGCTACCAG GTGTGCCAGTTCTGCTTCAACAATATCAAGAACAACATGAACGGCCTGTGTCCTGCATGCCGAAGACCTTACGACGAGAAGACAATCCAGTGGAAGGTTGTCACCACGGAAGA GGTCGCCGAGTTCCGAGCAAACATCCAGAAGAACCAGAAGAAGCGAGCTGTGGAACAAAAGCAGAAGGAGGTTCAGAAGCGCGAGGTTGAGAAGGAAAACCGCAAAAACCTTATCGGCGTCCGGGTCGTTCAGAAGAACCTGGTTTACGTGACCGGTTTGACACCTACAGTGCGAGAGGACGAACTACTCAAGACACTTCGCAAGCCCGAATTCTTCGGTCAATACGGCAACATCCTGAAAATCTCGATTAGCAGTCGGAAGAGCCAGGACGGCCAACACCAATCTCTCGGAATTTATGTGACTTTCGAGAAGAAGGAAGACGCCCAACGTTGCATCCAAGCTGTCAACGGTTCTCAGAATGGCGACCGCGTTCTCAGAGCCCAGCTTGGTACCACCAAGTACTGCTCGGCCTGGCTGCGGCATGAGCAGTGCACCAACAGGCAGTGCATGTTCTTGCATGAGCTGGGTGACGAGGAGGACAGCTACACTAGACAGGATCTATCCTCGATGAACAGCATAAGCTCTCAGCGGCCCCTCCCTGGGGGTGGTTCCTCGAGCAGCGGTGGCGGACCGTCTCGCACCGCTTCTCGACAACAGAATACCGCACCGCCTGCGGCTCCCGCTTCTCAACCCATGGCACGATCGTCAAGCAAGGACGGCTCCGAGAATGGCGGCGACGGACCAGCTCTGCCTGCCTCTGCCAACTGGGCAAGAAATCCTCAGCGCAGCCGCAGGGGAAGCCACGCCACTAGTGGCGCCGCTTCAAGCCCTGCAATCTCGACAGCCCTCCCCGTCACCACCGAGGCAGTACCCGAGGCCATCGACGAGACCCCCTCGAGAAAGGAAACCCCCGCACCTCCGACCGAGACCAAGGCCCCGAAGCCGACTGCTCCTGCTGACAACCGAAAGTCCAACAGCCTTCCAGAGAATCTTCTTAGACAGCTGCTCAAGGCTATGCAGGGCTGCCCTTTCTCATACAATGCGCCGGATACGAACCAGATCGAGACCATTTACCCTCCCATGTTCGACACCCGCGGAGGCGAGAAGAGAAGAGCCATGCGCGAAGAAGAGGAGTCGCGCCTCGGCGTGGACCAGGAGCAACAATCCGAACCTCAAGAGGCCTCGGAAGGCGAGCCGGAGACTGGGGGCAGTCTGGCGCTCGGTGGCGAGCCCGAAAACCGAGATGTTGCGCGCGACGTCGTCTTCGAGCAGCGTAGACCCGGCACTCAGCCTCCCATCCAGCGCAACAACAACGACGGCCCTTTCGGTCCCGCACTTGGCTCTGGATTTGGTCAAGCTTCCGTCTCTGCTAGTTCTGTTGGTGGCAGCCGATCCATGACGCCTCAACAACAGCTCTTCGTTCGATCTCAGAGCGGCTTCGGCGATCACTTGCCTCCTGGGATCCCAACTGCGCAGCCTTCTGCGGTTCAGCAACAAGGTGGCGGCCACAACAGACAAGGATCTAGGTTCAGCTTTGCTAATGACACCGCCGGCACTTCAGCTTCAGTCAAGGTTGCCGCCAACCCAAGAATCATGGCCCAGCAGACGGCCATGATGCCTTCCGCTTTCCACTCGCAGCCAGGCAGCCAGTATTATGCACCCTCCATGCCCGGACCTCCTCCAGGTCTCAAGTCGACAGGAACTCCGCCAAACATGTTTGGACAGGGCCAGTTCGGTGGCGCCTTCGGTGCGACTTCCAAGGATTCCGCCGAGCTTCTCCAGACGTTGATTCGGGGTCGGGGAACCAATGGACAGGGTCATGATGCTG CTCCTGCTTCGGGCCTCCTGGCGTCGCTCTACGGTAACCAGCCTGGAGCATTCCAAGACTTCGGTCCcaagcagaagaagaaggggaaGAAGCACAGACATGCTAACACTTCCTCCTCTGGAGGAGGTGGTCTAGTTGATCTTGCGGACCCGAGTATCCTGCAAGCGAGAATGCAACACCAGTCGCAGAGCAATGCCGGAGTCGGACAGGGACTGTTCGGTGGACAGGGCCAAG TCAGGCAAGCCATCATCGTCTTCCAGTCGCCTCAAT ATGACGATCTCTTTTCGCTCGACGATGAGGCCACTCTATCGGTAGACAAATTAGTCTCTGACGACCCCTTGCCGAGCTATGTCGGTACCTTGGGCGGACTATCACGACCAGCAGCTCCGACCCCTCCACCTGGTCTCGGCCCTCCACAAAGAACCGCATCGCCGGCTCCACGACAAGCACCAATCCCCGTAATACCAGTCACACCACTGACGCCCTCGGCTCCCAAGCCAGCAGTCCCTACTATGGCTAATATCGTGCGGACTGGCACACCAGATCAGGCTTCTCGCAAGAAAGCCGGTGGGACAGAAGCCAAGAAGAACATCAAAGCCTTGGCTGTTGAGAGTGGGCTATCAAAGGACATTGCCTCTCAAGCATCTCCCTCCAAGGGGAAGTCTGTATTGCAGTTGCAGGAAGAGGATTTCCCAGCACTTGGAAACGCCCCACGGCCTGCGACCCCAGCGAAGTCAGCAGCTGCAACTCCAAAGATCGCCCCAGCGAGCATCAAGAAGCCCCATCCGGCAGAGGCTGCGACGCCGGCTTCAGGTCCATCCCCCGTGCTGGCTGTTGAAGCGCCCAAAACTACAAAGGCCACGGAGAAGCCCGTACCGGGTATCTTGAACATTGCCGCCGCTACCAGTGCAGCTCAGCCAAAGCAACCAGAGACCACCACCACGGAGCAATCTGACGTCTCGGCCTTCCCAGCCTTGCCAACACCAACGACTGCCAGTGTAGCATCACCTATCGCGAGAGCAGCGCCCAAGACTTTGCGAGTTGTACCGACACCCAAAGCCGAAGTGCCGCCAGCTCTACCATCAGGTGCCGCATTTTCTGCGGCGGCAAGGGCTGTTTCTTCCGCCTCTGGACGTCCTGGAACACCGGCTAGCGAAATCATTAGCGATAGCGCCTCTATCGTCTCCGCATCTGTGTCTGCTTCTCGTACCAGCTCACCACCCCCTACCAGAGTGGGAACTGCACCTGTCCGCAACACAACAAAGAGCCAGCAGCGCAAGCAGCGAAAGGAGGCGCACAAGGAGCAGTCCGCTTCCATTACTGTTGCGCCCAAAGTCGTGGAAACCGAAGAGCAGGCTCCCATCCTCGGACGcaagaagaagcagaagaaggAAAAGCCGGTCACATCGGCCCCCACACCAGTCAAGAAGCCCGTCGAGCGTGTCGCCACCCCGCCCCCTCCTCCCAAGGAGCCAACTCCGCCTCCCAAACCTATCGTCGAGAGAACGGTGGTGGATCTACCTCCTCCCAAGGGCAAGGCTGCTAAGCAAGCCGCCAAGATGGCCAAGGCAGCGGAGGAGAAGGGCAAGAGTAAAGAAGGAACACCTTCAACGCCAACACCACCGCCTCCTGTACCCACAGCTGTTGCTGTGCCAGAGGAGTCTCAGGATATTGCCGACAACCCGAATACCTTTCCTGAAGTTGTCTACCATGCCCTGCATGAAGCGGGCGAGGTTCCCACCGCGGAACTACTTGCCCTCCTCAAGCCTTTCCTCGACGCTCACTCTCGCTTTGATAGGCCTTCCGCTGCGACCCTGAGCAACAACCCGCCTCCTACGGCTACGACCAAGAATATGGTGTCCGAGGCAGACCATGCTATCCTACTTACTGGTCAGCCGGTGCGCAAGATCATGGAAGGTCAGCGTGTACTCATTACGCCCAACGGGGATTGCCTGAGAAATCTCaccgaagaggaagaaggcaGATATCTTGCGCTTCAGAAGTCTGTAGCAGTTGGTAGTGACCAGCCCGACAGCTTTGTTGCGCCTCGTCATCAGGCCCGTCCGGGTGGCTTCTCCCTGATCAAAGGCAGAGCGGTACCCAACGGGCCCCCATCCTACTTTCCACCCTCGCCCAACGCACAAAAGATGTTCTCCGATGACCCTGTTAATAAGATTCAGCGTGAAGAGGCCATCAGCTACATCAACCAGTTTGTTCTCCCGCGACTCAACTTGGGTAACACCAACTTGTTCCCGGGCAGCTGGAAATCTGCGCCTGGTGCCAAGGACGCCTTATCTGCACGAGAAACAGCCGCCGCCAGCCTTAACTCTCTCGCTCCATACATTTATGGACACGACGCAGCAGCGGGCGCAGGCATCTACTCCGCCGAGAGCGGTGGCTCAGGCAAGGACATTCCCGAAGACGAGACACCGTTTGGCGGTCTGGACTCGCCACAGCACCAGCAGGGTAGCGAGGGCTTCGTCACCGACGCCT